A genomic window from Myotis daubentonii chromosome 4, mMyoDau2.1, whole genome shotgun sequence includes:
- the CLCN7 gene encoding H(+)/Cl(-) exchange transporter 7 isoform X2 produces MANVSKKVSWSGRDRDDDEAAPLLRRVARPEAPAGEGSPLLNGAGPAAARQDTDPPHPFPKEIPHNEKLLSLKYESLDYDNSENQLFLEEERRINHMAFRTVEIKRWVICAMIGILTGLVACFIDIMVENLAGLKYKVVKDNIDKFTEKGGLSFSLLLWATLNSAFVLVGSMIVAFIEPVAAGSGIPQIKCFLNGVKIPHVVRLKTLVIKVSGVILSVVGGLAVGKEGPMIHSGSVIAAGVSQGRSTSLKRDFKIFEYFRRDTEKRDFVSAGAAAGVSAAFGAPVGGVLFSLEEGASFWNQFLTWRIFFASMISTFTLNFVLSIYHGNIWDLSSPGLINFGRFDTETMVYTIHEIPIFIAMGVVGGVLGAVFNALNYWLTMFRIRYIHRPCLQVIEAMLVAAVTATVAFVLIYSSRDCQPLQGNSVSYPLQLFCADGEYNSMAAAFFNTPEKSVVGLFHDPPGSYNPMTLGLFTLVYFFLACWTYGLTVSAGVFIPSLLIGAAWGRLFGISLSYLTGAAIWADPGKYALMGAAAQLGGIVRMTLSLTVIMMEATSNVTYGFPIMLILMTAKIVGDIFIEGLYDMHIQLQSVPFLHWEAPVTSHSLTAREVMSTPVTCLRRREKVGVIVDVLSNTASNHNGFPVVESTDDTQSARLQGLILRSQLIVLLKHKVFVERSNRGLVQRRLRLKDFRDAYPRFPPIQSIHVSQDERECTMDLSEFMNPSPYTVPQEASLPRVFKLFRALGLRHLVVVDNHNQVVGLVTRKDLARYRLGKGGLEELSLAQT; encoded by the exons GATACGGATCCCCCTCACCCTTTCCCCAAGGAGATACCGCACAACGAGAAGCTCCTGTCCCTCAAGTATGAG AGCTTGGACTATGACAACAGTGAGAACCAGCTgttcctggaggaggagaggcGCATCAACCACATG GCCTTCCGGACAGTGGAGATCAAGCGCTGGGTCATTTGTGCCATGATAGGGATCCTCACGGGGCTGGTGGCCTGCTTCATCGACATCATGGTGGAGAACTTGGCCGGCCTGAAATACAAGGTCGTCAAGGACA ATATCGACAAGTTCACGGAGAAAGGGGGGCTGTCCTTCTCCCTCCTGCTGTGGGCCACGTTGAATTCTGCGTTCGTGCTGGTCGGCTCCATGATTGTTGCCTTCATAGAG CCAGTTGCTGCTGGCAGCGGGATCCCCCAGATCAAGTGCTTCCTCAACGGGGTGAAGATCCCCCACGTGGTCCGGCTCAAG ACGCTGGTGATTAAAGTATCTGGTGTGATCCTGTCCGTGGTGGGAGGACTGGCGGTGGGAAAG GAGGGGCCGATGATTCACTCGGGCTCCGTGATTGCTGCTGGGGTCTCCCAGGGGAGGTCAACGTCACTGAAGCGAGATTTCAAG ATCTTTGAGTACTTCCGCAGAGACACGGAGAAGCGGGACTTTGTCTCGGCAGGAGCCGCGGCGGGAGTGTCTGCTGCTTTTGGGGCCCCTGTGG GCGGGGTCCTCTTCAGCTTGGAGGAAGGTGCCTCCTTCTGGAACCAGTTCCTGACGTGGAGAATC TTCTTTGCTTCTATGATTTCCACCTTCACACTGAACTTCGTCTTAAGCATTTACCATGGAAACATCTGGGACCTGTCCAGCCCCGGCCTCATCAATTTTGGAAGATTTGACACGGAG ACGATGGTGTACACGATCCACGAGATCCCCATCTTCATCGCCATGGGCGTGGTGG GTGGTGTTCTTGGGGCTGTGTTCAATGCCTTGAATTACTGGCTGACGATGTTTCGAATCAG GTACATCCACCGGCCCTGCCTCCAGGTGATTGAGGCCATGCTGGTGGCCGCTGTTACAGCCACTGTCGCCTTTGTGCTGATCTACTCGTCCCGGGACTGCCAGCCCCTGCAAGGCAACTCCGTGTCCTACCCCCTCCAG CTCTTCTGTGCAGATGGCGAGTACAACTCCATGGCTGCCGCCTTCTTTAACACCCCGGAGAAGAGCGTGGTCGGCCTTTTCCACGACCCCCCAG GCTCGTACAACCCTATGACCCTTGGCCTCTTCACCCTCGTCTACTTTTTCCTGGCCTGCTGGACCTATGGGCTGACAGTGTCTGCTGGCGTCTTCATCCCGTCCCTGCTCATTGGGGCTGCCTGGGGTCGGCTCTTCGGCATCTCACTGtcctacctcaccggggccgca ATCTGGGCAGACCCTGGCAAGTACGCCCTGATGGGAGCAGCTGCCCAACTGG GTGGGATCGTGAGGATGACGCTGAGCCTGACAGTTATCATGATGGAGGCCACCAGCAATGTGACCTATGGCTTCCCTATCATGCTGATCCTGATGACCGCCAAGATCGTAGGAGACATTTTCATTGAG ggcctgTACGACATGCACATCCAGCTGCAAAGTGTGCCCTTCCTGCACTGGGAAGCGCCAGTTACCTCGCACTCGCTCACCGCCAG GGAGGTGATGAGCACGCCGGTCACCTGCCTGCGGAGGAGGGAGAAAGTGGGCGTCATCGTGGATGTGCTCAGCAACACGGCGTCCAATCACAACGGGTTCCCTGTGGTGGAGTCCACTGACGATACCCAG TCAGCTCGGCTCCAGGGCCTGATCCTGCGCTCCCAGCTGATTGTCCTCTTGAAGCACAAG GTGTTTGTTGAGCGGTCCAACAGGGGCCTGGTACAACGGCGGCTGAGGCTGAAGGACTTCCGGGATGCCTACCCACGCTTCCCCCCAATCCAGTCCATCCATGTGTCCCAGGATGAGCGCGAGTGCACCATGGACCTCTCTGAATTCATGAACCCCTCCCCGTATACGGTGCCCCAG GAGGCATCTCTCCCTCGGGTGTTCAAGCTGTTCCGGGCTCTGGGCCTCAGGCATCTGGTGGTCGTGGACAACCACAATCAG GTGGTCGGGCTGGTAACCAGGAAAGACCTGGCCAGGTACCGGCTTGGGAAGGGGGGCCTGGAGGAGCTCTCACTGGCCCAGACGTGA
- the CLCN7 gene encoding H(+)/Cl(-) exchange transporter 7 isoform X3, translated as MSNVEPDDELLDADTDPPHPFPKEIPHNEKLLSLKYESLDYDNSENQLFLEEERRINHMAFRTVEIKRWVICAMIGILTGLVACFIDIMVENLAGLKYKVVKDNIDKFTEKGGLSFSLLLWATLNSAFVLVGSMIVAFIEPVAAGSGIPQIKCFLNGVKIPHVVRLKTLVIKVSGVILSVVGGLAVGKEGPMIHSGSVIAAGVSQGRSTSLKRDFKIFEYFRRDTEKRDFVSAGAAAGVSAAFGAPVGGVLFSLEEGASFWNQFLTWRIFFASMISTFTLNFVLSIYHGNIWDLSSPGLINFGRFDTETMVYTIHEIPIFIAMGVVGGVLGAVFNALNYWLTMFRIRYIHRPCLQVIEAMLVAAVTATVAFVLIYSSRDCQPLQGNSVSYPLQLFCADGEYNSMAAAFFNTPEKSVVGLFHDPPGSYNPMTLGLFTLVYFFLACWTYGLTVSAGVFIPSLLIGAAWGRLFGISLSYLTGAAIWADPGKYALMGAAAQLGGIVRMTLSLTVIMMEATSNVTYGFPIMLILMTAKIVGDIFIEGLYDMHIQLQSVPFLHWEAPVTSHSLTAREVMSTPVTCLRRREKVGVIVDVLSNTASNHNGFPVVESTDDTQSARLQGLILRSQLIVLLKHKVFVERSNRGLVQRRLRLKDFRDAYPRFPPIQSIHVSQDERECTMDLSEFMNPSPYTVPQEASLPRVFKLFRALGLRHLVVVDNHNQVVGLVTRKDLARYRLGKGGLEELSLAQT; from the exons GATACGGATCCCCCTCACCCTTTCCCCAAGGAGATACCGCACAACGAGAAGCTCCTGTCCCTCAAGTATGAG AGCTTGGACTATGACAACAGTGAGAACCAGCTgttcctggaggaggagaggcGCATCAACCACATG GCCTTCCGGACAGTGGAGATCAAGCGCTGGGTCATTTGTGCCATGATAGGGATCCTCACGGGGCTGGTGGCCTGCTTCATCGACATCATGGTGGAGAACTTGGCCGGCCTGAAATACAAGGTCGTCAAGGACA ATATCGACAAGTTCACGGAGAAAGGGGGGCTGTCCTTCTCCCTCCTGCTGTGGGCCACGTTGAATTCTGCGTTCGTGCTGGTCGGCTCCATGATTGTTGCCTTCATAGAG CCAGTTGCTGCTGGCAGCGGGATCCCCCAGATCAAGTGCTTCCTCAACGGGGTGAAGATCCCCCACGTGGTCCGGCTCAAG ACGCTGGTGATTAAAGTATCTGGTGTGATCCTGTCCGTGGTGGGAGGACTGGCGGTGGGAAAG GAGGGGCCGATGATTCACTCGGGCTCCGTGATTGCTGCTGGGGTCTCCCAGGGGAGGTCAACGTCACTGAAGCGAGATTTCAAG ATCTTTGAGTACTTCCGCAGAGACACGGAGAAGCGGGACTTTGTCTCGGCAGGAGCCGCGGCGGGAGTGTCTGCTGCTTTTGGGGCCCCTGTGG GCGGGGTCCTCTTCAGCTTGGAGGAAGGTGCCTCCTTCTGGAACCAGTTCCTGACGTGGAGAATC TTCTTTGCTTCTATGATTTCCACCTTCACACTGAACTTCGTCTTAAGCATTTACCATGGAAACATCTGGGACCTGTCCAGCCCCGGCCTCATCAATTTTGGAAGATTTGACACGGAG ACGATGGTGTACACGATCCACGAGATCCCCATCTTCATCGCCATGGGCGTGGTGG GTGGTGTTCTTGGGGCTGTGTTCAATGCCTTGAATTACTGGCTGACGATGTTTCGAATCAG GTACATCCACCGGCCCTGCCTCCAGGTGATTGAGGCCATGCTGGTGGCCGCTGTTACAGCCACTGTCGCCTTTGTGCTGATCTACTCGTCCCGGGACTGCCAGCCCCTGCAAGGCAACTCCGTGTCCTACCCCCTCCAG CTCTTCTGTGCAGATGGCGAGTACAACTCCATGGCTGCCGCCTTCTTTAACACCCCGGAGAAGAGCGTGGTCGGCCTTTTCCACGACCCCCCAG GCTCGTACAACCCTATGACCCTTGGCCTCTTCACCCTCGTCTACTTTTTCCTGGCCTGCTGGACCTATGGGCTGACAGTGTCTGCTGGCGTCTTCATCCCGTCCCTGCTCATTGGGGCTGCCTGGGGTCGGCTCTTCGGCATCTCACTGtcctacctcaccggggccgca ATCTGGGCAGACCCTGGCAAGTACGCCCTGATGGGAGCAGCTGCCCAACTGG GTGGGATCGTGAGGATGACGCTGAGCCTGACAGTTATCATGATGGAGGCCACCAGCAATGTGACCTATGGCTTCCCTATCATGCTGATCCTGATGACCGCCAAGATCGTAGGAGACATTTTCATTGAG ggcctgTACGACATGCACATCCAGCTGCAAAGTGTGCCCTTCCTGCACTGGGAAGCGCCAGTTACCTCGCACTCGCTCACCGCCAG GGAGGTGATGAGCACGCCGGTCACCTGCCTGCGGAGGAGGGAGAAAGTGGGCGTCATCGTGGATGTGCTCAGCAACACGGCGTCCAATCACAACGGGTTCCCTGTGGTGGAGTCCACTGACGATACCCAG TCAGCTCGGCTCCAGGGCCTGATCCTGCGCTCCCAGCTGATTGTCCTCTTGAAGCACAAG GTGTTTGTTGAGCGGTCCAACAGGGGCCTGGTACAACGGCGGCTGAGGCTGAAGGACTTCCGGGATGCCTACCCACGCTTCCCCCCAATCCAGTCCATCCATGTGTCCCAGGATGAGCGCGAGTGCACCATGGACCTCTCTGAATTCATGAACCCCTCCCCGTATACGGTGCCCCAG GAGGCATCTCTCCCTCGGGTGTTCAAGCTGTTCCGGGCTCTGGGCCTCAGGCATCTGGTGGTCGTGGACAACCACAATCAG GTGGTCGGGCTGGTAACCAGGAAAGACCTGGCCAGGTACCGGCTTGGGAAGGGGGGCCTGGAGGAGCTCTCACTGGCCCAGACGTGA
- the CLCN7 gene encoding H(+)/Cl(-) exchange transporter 7 isoform X1, which yields MANVSKKVSWSGRDRDDDEAAPLLRRVARPEAPAGEGSPLLNGAGPAAARQSPHSASFQIGQMSNVEPDDELLDADTDPPHPFPKEIPHNEKLLSLKYESLDYDNSENQLFLEEERRINHMAFRTVEIKRWVICAMIGILTGLVACFIDIMVENLAGLKYKVVKDNIDKFTEKGGLSFSLLLWATLNSAFVLVGSMIVAFIEPVAAGSGIPQIKCFLNGVKIPHVVRLKTLVIKVSGVILSVVGGLAVGKEGPMIHSGSVIAAGVSQGRSTSLKRDFKIFEYFRRDTEKRDFVSAGAAAGVSAAFGAPVGGVLFSLEEGASFWNQFLTWRIFFASMISTFTLNFVLSIYHGNIWDLSSPGLINFGRFDTETMVYTIHEIPIFIAMGVVGGVLGAVFNALNYWLTMFRIRYIHRPCLQVIEAMLVAAVTATVAFVLIYSSRDCQPLQGNSVSYPLQLFCADGEYNSMAAAFFNTPEKSVVGLFHDPPGSYNPMTLGLFTLVYFFLACWTYGLTVSAGVFIPSLLIGAAWGRLFGISLSYLTGAAIWADPGKYALMGAAAQLGGIVRMTLSLTVIMMEATSNVTYGFPIMLILMTAKIVGDIFIEGLYDMHIQLQSVPFLHWEAPVTSHSLTAREVMSTPVTCLRRREKVGVIVDVLSNTASNHNGFPVVESTDDTQSARLQGLILRSQLIVLLKHKVFVERSNRGLVQRRLRLKDFRDAYPRFPPIQSIHVSQDERECTMDLSEFMNPSPYTVPQEASLPRVFKLFRALGLRHLVVVDNHNQVVGLVTRKDLARYRLGKGGLEELSLAQT from the exons GATACGGATCCCCCTCACCCTTTCCCCAAGGAGATACCGCACAACGAGAAGCTCCTGTCCCTCAAGTATGAG AGCTTGGACTATGACAACAGTGAGAACCAGCTgttcctggaggaggagaggcGCATCAACCACATG GCCTTCCGGACAGTGGAGATCAAGCGCTGGGTCATTTGTGCCATGATAGGGATCCTCACGGGGCTGGTGGCCTGCTTCATCGACATCATGGTGGAGAACTTGGCCGGCCTGAAATACAAGGTCGTCAAGGACA ATATCGACAAGTTCACGGAGAAAGGGGGGCTGTCCTTCTCCCTCCTGCTGTGGGCCACGTTGAATTCTGCGTTCGTGCTGGTCGGCTCCATGATTGTTGCCTTCATAGAG CCAGTTGCTGCTGGCAGCGGGATCCCCCAGATCAAGTGCTTCCTCAACGGGGTGAAGATCCCCCACGTGGTCCGGCTCAAG ACGCTGGTGATTAAAGTATCTGGTGTGATCCTGTCCGTGGTGGGAGGACTGGCGGTGGGAAAG GAGGGGCCGATGATTCACTCGGGCTCCGTGATTGCTGCTGGGGTCTCCCAGGGGAGGTCAACGTCACTGAAGCGAGATTTCAAG ATCTTTGAGTACTTCCGCAGAGACACGGAGAAGCGGGACTTTGTCTCGGCAGGAGCCGCGGCGGGAGTGTCTGCTGCTTTTGGGGCCCCTGTGG GCGGGGTCCTCTTCAGCTTGGAGGAAGGTGCCTCCTTCTGGAACCAGTTCCTGACGTGGAGAATC TTCTTTGCTTCTATGATTTCCACCTTCACACTGAACTTCGTCTTAAGCATTTACCATGGAAACATCTGGGACCTGTCCAGCCCCGGCCTCATCAATTTTGGAAGATTTGACACGGAG ACGATGGTGTACACGATCCACGAGATCCCCATCTTCATCGCCATGGGCGTGGTGG GTGGTGTTCTTGGGGCTGTGTTCAATGCCTTGAATTACTGGCTGACGATGTTTCGAATCAG GTACATCCACCGGCCCTGCCTCCAGGTGATTGAGGCCATGCTGGTGGCCGCTGTTACAGCCACTGTCGCCTTTGTGCTGATCTACTCGTCCCGGGACTGCCAGCCCCTGCAAGGCAACTCCGTGTCCTACCCCCTCCAG CTCTTCTGTGCAGATGGCGAGTACAACTCCATGGCTGCCGCCTTCTTTAACACCCCGGAGAAGAGCGTGGTCGGCCTTTTCCACGACCCCCCAG GCTCGTACAACCCTATGACCCTTGGCCTCTTCACCCTCGTCTACTTTTTCCTGGCCTGCTGGACCTATGGGCTGACAGTGTCTGCTGGCGTCTTCATCCCGTCCCTGCTCATTGGGGCTGCCTGGGGTCGGCTCTTCGGCATCTCACTGtcctacctcaccggggccgca ATCTGGGCAGACCCTGGCAAGTACGCCCTGATGGGAGCAGCTGCCCAACTGG GTGGGATCGTGAGGATGACGCTGAGCCTGACAGTTATCATGATGGAGGCCACCAGCAATGTGACCTATGGCTTCCCTATCATGCTGATCCTGATGACCGCCAAGATCGTAGGAGACATTTTCATTGAG ggcctgTACGACATGCACATCCAGCTGCAAAGTGTGCCCTTCCTGCACTGGGAAGCGCCAGTTACCTCGCACTCGCTCACCGCCAG GGAGGTGATGAGCACGCCGGTCACCTGCCTGCGGAGGAGGGAGAAAGTGGGCGTCATCGTGGATGTGCTCAGCAACACGGCGTCCAATCACAACGGGTTCCCTGTGGTGGAGTCCACTGACGATACCCAG TCAGCTCGGCTCCAGGGCCTGATCCTGCGCTCCCAGCTGATTGTCCTCTTGAAGCACAAG GTGTTTGTTGAGCGGTCCAACAGGGGCCTGGTACAACGGCGGCTGAGGCTGAAGGACTTCCGGGATGCCTACCCACGCTTCCCCCCAATCCAGTCCATCCATGTGTCCCAGGATGAGCGCGAGTGCACCATGGACCTCTCTGAATTCATGAACCCCTCCCCGTATACGGTGCCCCAG GAGGCATCTCTCCCTCGGGTGTTCAAGCTGTTCCGGGCTCTGGGCCTCAGGCATCTGGTGGTCGTGGACAACCACAATCAG GTGGTCGGGCTGGTAACCAGGAAAGACCTGGCCAGGTACCGGCTTGGGAAGGGGGGCCTGGAGGAGCTCTCACTGGCCCAGACGTGA